A DNA window from Ignavibacteriales bacterium contains the following coding sequences:
- a CDS encoding S41 family peptidase, which yields MKNRFSITTVGFIFLVALLLGMQIENLISGDNLFEQLSKFKDVLSYAEKYYVEDVDTPKLVESAINGMLSSLDPHSVYIPASQLQRVTEDFQGSFEGIGVEFEVLHDTLIVVTPIPGGPSEMLGVLPGDKIVKINDSTSVGIKREDVPKKLRGPKGTHVKISVYRQGEKELIEFDIVRDKIPIYSVDVSYMLDDEIGYIAVNRFSATTYAEFRNALDKLDSSGMKKLILDLRGNNGGYMDQAIRMVNELIPDSGKQIVYTKARRPEFVEEHISNGRGKYGKIPIIVLVNVNSASASEIVSGAVQDLDRGLIVGETTFGKGLVQRQFDLPDKSAFRLTIARYYTPSGRLIQRAYGKDSDAYRRAAYEREEIEGENVEHKEEGDSTKPKFKTTSGRTVFGGGGITPDYIIKAETTSTLFRKIWGKGLFREYPLSYLDKHGKEIHSEYGKNLKKFLNEFNVSSTMMDEFKNLAIKKEVPIDPALFDKDASIFKMRIKAEIARQQWGNEGAYSVFENEDNQLKKALTLFPEAAKIARLQ from the coding sequence ATGAAGAATCGTTTTTCAATTACAACAGTCGGATTTATTTTTCTTGTTGCATTACTTTTAGGGATGCAAATTGAAAATCTTATTTCCGGAGATAATCTTTTTGAACAATTAAGTAAATTTAAAGATGTCCTGAGCTATGCTGAAAAATATTATGTGGAAGACGTTGATACACCTAAGCTCGTCGAATCGGCTATCAACGGCATGTTATCAAGTTTAGATCCGCATTCTGTTTACATCCCTGCTTCCCAGCTTCAACGGGTAACGGAAGATTTCCAGGGAAGCTTTGAAGGAATCGGAGTGGAGTTTGAAGTCCTTCACGACACTTTAATTGTTGTGACACCCATTCCTGGCGGACCCAGCGAAATGTTGGGGGTTTTACCCGGAGATAAAATTGTTAAAATAAACGATTCCACTTCTGTGGGAATCAAGCGCGAAGATGTACCTAAAAAACTCAGAGGACCCAAAGGCACTCATGTAAAAATCAGCGTATACAGGCAAGGTGAGAAAGAACTGATCGAGTTTGATATAGTTCGTGATAAAATTCCGATTTATAGCGTGGATGTTTCGTATATGCTCGATGATGAAATCGGCTACATCGCTGTGAATAGATTTTCAGCAACAACTTATGCGGAGTTCCGGAATGCATTGGATAAGTTAGATAGCTCCGGCATGAAAAAACTTATACTCGATTTGCGCGGCAACAATGGCGGTTACATGGATCAGGCGATTCGTATGGTCAACGAATTAATTCCCGATAGCGGCAAGCAGATTGTTTATACCAAAGCTCGCAGACCTGAGTTTGTTGAAGAACATATCAGTAATGGTCGCGGCAAGTATGGAAAAATTCCGATTATTGTCCTTGTTAATGTGAACTCAGCTTCGGCGAGCGAAATTGTATCCGGTGCGGTTCAGGATTTGGATCGCGGACTGATAGTGGGCGAAACAACATTTGGTAAAGGACTGGTTCAGCGCCAATTCGATTTGCCGGATAAATCGGCATTTCGTCTGACTATCGCTCGTTATTACACGCCATCCGGCAGGTTAATACAACGCGCTTACGGAAAAGATTCAGACGCGTACAGAAGAGCCGCCTATGAGCGCGAAGAAATAGAAGGTGAGAATGTAGAACATAAAGAAGAAGGAGATTCTACAAAGCCGAAATTTAAAACTACATCGGGAAGAACGGTTTTTGGCGGCGGCGGGATTACACCTGATTATATCATCAAGGCAGAAACAACCTCTACTCTCTTCAGAAAAATTTGGGGTAAAGGGCTCTTCAGAGAATATCCGCTTAGTTATTTAGATAAGCATGGCAAAGAGATTCACTCGGAATATGGAAAAAATCTAAAAAAATTCCTCAACGAATTTAACGTATCATCGACTATGATGGATGAATTCAAAAATCTCGCTATAAAAAAGGAAGTTCCTATCGATCCGGCGCTGTTCGATAAGGATGCCTCGATTTTCAAGATGAGGATTAAAGCGGAAATTGCCCGACAACAATGGGGAAATGAAGGCGCATATTCCGTTTTTGAAAATGAAGATAATCAACTCAAAAAAGCGTTGACACTATTCCCCGAAGCCGCAAAAATTGCACGGCTCCAATAA
- a CDS encoding glycosyltransferase family 39 protein, whose protein sequence is MNQGKNNSTLWFLSILTVLIHLIASGIGYGVFRDELYYLACANHLDIGYVDHPPLSIWILAAWKFFFGDSLFSIRFLPAVCSGITTFIVGILAKNFGGQKYAIVLAGLASMFAPILLAFFSIFSMNAFDILLWALVFLILEKFSQNYKSGYWYLLGLIIGLGALNKISMLWLGAGIFVGVLLTSNRTALRTLTPWMAGGIAALLFLPFVIWNLTHDFAHLEFMRNASTEKYASQNPLTFLSGLWLLVNPLAVPACLAGFWLLLARKEFRIIGFAVLTVLAILLINVHSKPEYFAVALTVLFPAGAVQLEQWLKGKYLNWVRLPYVVCLTASGIFVMPLTLDILPVETFVKYQSALGMTPSSNEGLQLTSLPQFYADRFGWENMAKVTAQVYKSLPDSDKQRCLIYGRNYGEAGAIDYFGREFGLPPAISQHNSYWYWSLEHLKQDVTIIVIGRAKDRMLQDFEDVKEVAIIQSEYSMPYENNLPVLICRKLRRPILEVWYGRRIFI, encoded by the coding sequence ATGAATCAGGGCAAAAATAATTCTACATTATGGTTTCTTTCTATCTTAACCGTTTTAATTCACTTGATTGCAAGCGGGATAGGATACGGCGTTTTCCGCGACGAGCTATATTACTTAGCTTGTGCGAATCATTTGGACATCGGTTACGTCGACCATCCGCCTTTATCGATCTGGATACTCGCGGCGTGGAAATTCTTTTTCGGCGATTCACTATTTTCAATCAGATTTCTTCCAGCCGTTTGCAGTGGAATAACAACATTCATCGTTGGAATACTTGCTAAAAATTTTGGGGGTCAGAAGTATGCGATTGTGTTGGCAGGTCTTGCATCGATGTTCGCACCGATACTTCTTGCATTCTTCAGTATATTCAGTATGAATGCTTTCGATATTTTGTTGTGGGCACTTGTATTTCTTATTCTCGAAAAATTTTCTCAAAATTATAAATCGGGTTATTGGTACCTGTTAGGATTAATTATCGGATTAGGTGCGTTGAACAAAATAAGCATGCTCTGGCTTGGCGCGGGAATTTTCGTTGGTGTATTATTAACTTCTAATCGGACAGCATTGCGTACTTTAACTCCTTGGATGGCGGGTGGAATTGCTGCGTTACTATTTCTGCCGTTTGTAATCTGGAACCTCACTCACGACTTTGCTCATCTTGAGTTTATGCGGAATGCATCCACTGAGAAGTATGCATCCCAAAATCCGCTCACATTTTTATCAGGATTATGGTTGCTCGTGAATCCTTTGGCAGTGCCTGCCTGTCTGGCCGGGTTCTGGTTACTTCTCGCGCGGAAAGAGTTCAGAATTATCGGGTTCGCGGTTCTGACTGTCCTCGCCATCTTGCTCATCAACGTACATTCCAAACCTGAATATTTTGCTGTAGCCCTTACGGTTCTCTTTCCGGCAGGAGCCGTGCAGCTTGAACAGTGGCTGAAAGGAAAATATCTTAACTGGGTACGACTACCTTATGTCGTTTGCTTAACGGCATCGGGTATATTTGTTATGCCGCTTACATTAGATATTCTTCCGGTTGAAACGTTTGTGAAATATCAATCTGCACTCGGAATGACACCCTCCTCAAATGAAGGACTACAACTAACCAGCTTGCCGCAGTTCTATGCCGACCGATTTGGCTGGGAAAATATGGCGAAGGTTACCGCGCAGGTGTATAAGTCACTTCCTGATTCTGATAAACAAAGATGCCTAATCTACGGTCGCAACTACGGTGAAGCCGGAGCAATCGATTATTTCGGAAGGGAGTTCGGACTTCCTCCTGCAATCAGTCAACACAACAGCTATTGGTATTGGAGTTTGGAACATTTGAAACAAGATGTTACAATAATTGTTATCGGCAGAGCCAAAGATAGGATGTTACAGGATTTCGAGGATGTTAAGGAAGTCGCAATCATTCAGTCGGAATATTCGATGCCGTATGAAAATAATCTTCCGGTTTTGATTTGCAGAAAACTTAGGAGACCGATTTTGGAAGTTTGGTATGGAAGAAGAATTTTTATTTGA
- the lysS gene encoding lysine--tRNA ligase, translating into MDDQKQNQPIQEHLDELNELMRRRREELEELHKLGINPYPYNFNVTDFSTNIIKSFSETEPQRDVAIAGRIMSIRRMGKASFCHLQDAQGRIQCYLRKDDVGEAYETFKLLDIGDIIGVEGYVFKTKMGEISLHARKFEILSKSLRPLPIVKEKTDEAGNKTIFDPFSDKELRYRQRYVDLAVNSQVRDVFVKRALILRSIRKFLDDRGYLEVETPILQPMYGGAFARPFTTHHNALDIDLYLRIADELYLKRLIVGGYDGVYEFAKDFRNEGMDRSHNPEFTMMELYVAYKDYIWMMNLVEEMVSSVALTVNGTMKWKVGENEIDFTPPWKRISMYDVIKEFTGKDLRHKTEEEVRATAKELHVEIEPGMGRGSVIDEIFSDKVEAKLIQPTFITDYPVEMSPLAKKHRSEAGLVERFEVMVNGHELCNAFSELNDPIDQRQRFEEQMKLRARGDEEAQVLDEDYLRALEYGMPPTAGLGIGIDRLTMLFTNQDSIRDVLFFPQMKPER; encoded by the coding sequence ATGGACGATCAGAAGCAGAATCAACCGATACAGGAACATCTTGATGAACTGAACGAGTTAATGCGCAGGCGGCGCGAAGAACTTGAGGAGCTTCATAAACTTGGGATTAATCCTTACCCTTACAATTTCAATGTAACCGATTTCTCAACAAACATCATAAAAAGTTTTTCAGAGACCGAACCGCAGCGTGATGTTGCTATTGCCGGAAGAATCATGTCGATCCGCCGGATGGGCAAAGCATCTTTTTGTCATCTTCAGGACGCGCAAGGAAGAATTCAATGCTACCTAAGGAAAGATGATGTTGGCGAAGCGTACGAAACCTTTAAACTGCTCGACATCGGTGACATAATCGGCGTGGAAGGGTATGTTTTTAAAACCAAGATGGGAGAGATCTCGTTACACGCGCGTAAGTTCGAAATTTTATCGAAGTCGTTGCGCCCTCTTCCGATAGTTAAAGAGAAAACGGATGAAGCAGGGAACAAAACCATTTTCGATCCGTTCTCTGATAAAGAGTTGAGATACCGCCAGCGCTACGTTGATCTTGCTGTTAATTCGCAGGTGAGAGATGTATTTGTTAAGCGTGCGCTTATTCTACGTTCGATCAGAAAATTTTTAGATGATCGCGGATATCTTGAAGTTGAAACTCCGATACTCCAGCCGATGTACGGCGGGGCTTTTGCCCGTCCCTTCACAACCCACCATAACGCGCTCGACATCGATCTCTATCTCCGCATTGCCGATGAATTATATTTGAAGCGATTGATTGTCGGGGGATACGATGGAGTTTATGAATTCGCTAAAGATTTCCGGAACGAGGGGATGGATCGTTCGCATAATCCTGAATTCACGATGATGGAGTTGTATGTTGCTTACAAAGATTATATCTGGATGATGAATCTTGTTGAAGAAATGGTAAGCTCGGTTGCTTTAACGGTGAACGGTACGATGAAATGGAAAGTTGGAGAGAATGAAATCGATTTTACTCCTCCATGGAAACGGATATCGATGTATGATGTAATTAAAGAATTCACCGGAAAAGATTTACGCCACAAAACCGAAGAAGAGGTTCGCGCGACAGCAAAAGAGTTGCACGTTGAGATTGAGCCGGGGATGGGAAGAGGTTCGGTAATCGATGAGATATTCAGTGATAAAGTAGAAGCGAAATTGATTCAGCCGACATTTATTACAGATTATCCAGTTGAAATGTCGCCGCTTGCCAAGAAACACCGGAGTGAAGCGGGTTTGGTGGAACGATTTGAAGTGATGGTAAACGGACACGAACTTTGCAACGCGTTCAGCGAACTGAACGATCCTATAGATCAGCGCCAGCGGTTTGAAGAGCAGATGAAATTACGCGCGCGCGGTGACGAGGAAGCACAAGTTCTCGATGAAGATTATTTGCGTGCGCTTGAATATGGTATGCCGCCGACTGCAGGGCTCGGAATCGGGATTGACAGGTTGACGATGCTCTTTACGAATCAGGATTCGATCCGAGATGTTTTGTTTTTCCCGCAGATGAAGCCGGAACGCTGA
- a CDS encoding cold-shock protein, with protein MSTGKVKWFDGKKGFGFITPTDGSADVFVHFSAIKSDNEFKTLKEGMMVEYELTQGAKGSQASNVKLVQ; from the coding sequence ATGTCAACAGGTAAAGTAAAATGGTTTGATGGTAAAAAAGGTTTCGGTTTTATTACCCCAACGGACGGATCAGCAGATGTGTTCGTTCACTTCTCTGCTATCAAATCTGACAATGAGTTTAAAACATTGAAGGAGGGAATGATGGTTGAGTATGAGCTTACTCAAGGAGCTAAAGGATCGCAAGCATCTAATGTAAAATTGGTACAATAA
- a CDS encoding DUF2279 domain-containing protein → MEYKYFWISSPLALFFCLLFCPYRIISQETALPSDTTGINYNRFTLVTCGTAGIITGAHLQSYNSWWKNERSSFHIHDEGAYALGADKFGHFYFTNFTSDILGRSYAWAGVDNSFLLGACIAFAFELYVEIEDGYTKKLGFSPGDFGADAVGAAYPYLRNKYSWMNNFDFKVSVYPSANYRNDMYRTIIDDYESIYYWLSLDRNLFPDILKKVIPEFITLAIGYGVKNIVNSGTGKSEIFISFDYDFDKMPGDGSFIRSVKHILNYIHFPAPAIRLTPSVIFYGLKF, encoded by the coding sequence GTGGAATATAAATATTTTTGGATATCGTCTCCTCTCGCATTATTCTTCTGCTTATTATTTTGTCCATACAGAATTATCTCACAGGAAACGGCTCTGCCATCCGATACAACCGGCATAAATTACAATCGATTTACTCTCGTTACATGCGGTACTGCCGGAATTATTACCGGCGCTCATTTACAAAGTTATAATTCTTGGTGGAAAAATGAACGATCCAGTTTCCATATTCACGACGAAGGTGCTTACGCTTTAGGAGCAGATAAATTCGGACATTTTTATTTCACCAATTTCACAAGCGACATCCTTGGTCGTTCTTATGCTTGGGCGGGAGTGGATAATTCATTTTTGCTTGGCGCTTGTATCGCTTTCGCGTTCGAGTTGTATGTGGAAATCGAAGATGGGTATACAAAAAAACTTGGTTTCAGTCCCGGAGATTTTGGAGCCGATGCAGTTGGTGCCGCTTATCCATATCTAAGAAATAAATATTCCTGGATGAATAACTTCGATTTTAAAGTAAGCGTTTATCCATCTGCCAATTACAGGAATGACATGTACCGAACCATCATCGATGATTATGAGAGTATTTATTACTGGCTCAGCTTGGATAGGAACTTATTTCCAGATATACTCAAAAAGGTAATTCCGGAATTTATAACATTAGCAATCGGGTATGGTGTGAAAAATATTGTTAATTCCGGCACCGGTAAATCTGAAATATTTATAAGCTTCGATTATGATTTCGATAAAATGCCAGGAGACGGTTCTTTTATTCGCTCGGTCAAGCATATATTGAACTATATTCATTTCCCCGCTCCGGCTATCAGATTAACACCGAGCGTAATATTTTATGGATTAAAATTCTAG
- a CDS encoding DUF3108 domain-containing protein, whose product MNIILRSISLLILFLLLTGVLNAGNLKPTRDPLPTSTVPDSVFQIGEELVYNVSYASIDIGQVRVKQIEEIDKDGNKLFKAIAYIDSYKGIPFVDLHAVFQSLIHSNGYSTWFSARDKQDETWKSLIYNFDYHNHSMYLEEGIWKSGKVDKRDTVRIDTLYQDGLSLFFCARRHLFDQKKISIPVVVNEKKFTTTIDFLGKRTQDEIDAVKYPVDLIYFEGETGFVGIFGLTGGFEGWFSNDAARVPVIAKMKAIIGKIRIELMSWNRSGWVPPKAIIE is encoded by the coding sequence GTGAATATTATACTACGCTCGATTTCTTTATTGATTCTTTTTCTGCTGTTAACCGGTGTTTTGAATGCCGGTAATTTAAAACCGACGCGCGATCCATTACCGACCTCGACTGTTCCCGATTCGGTATTTCAAATCGGAGAAGAGTTGGTGTACAATGTAAGTTATGCCTCAATCGATATCGGTCAGGTGCGGGTAAAGCAGATCGAAGAGATAGATAAGGATGGCAATAAATTATTTAAAGCGATCGCTTACATCGATTCATATAAAGGAATCCCGTTTGTCGACCTTCATGCCGTGTTTCAGAGTTTAATTCATTCGAACGGATACTCAACATGGTTCAGCGCTCGCGATAAACAAGACGAGACATGGAAATCATTGATCTATAATTTTGATTATCATAATCATTCAATGTATCTCGAAGAAGGTATCTGGAAGAGTGGTAAAGTTGATAAAAGAGATACTGTAAGAATAGATACGTTATATCAAGATGGACTCTCATTGTTTTTTTGTGCTCGCAGACATCTCTTCGATCAGAAAAAGATTTCAATTCCCGTTGTGGTAAACGAAAAAAAATTCACAACTACCATTGATTTTCTTGGGAAGAGAACTCAAGACGAAATTGATGCGGTGAAATATCCTGTCGATCTGATTTATTTTGAGGGTGAAACCGGATTTGTAGGTATCTTCGGACTGACAGGCGGATTCGAAGGATGGTTCAGCAACGATGCAGCACGGGTCCCGGTTATTGCTAAAATGAAAGCGATTATCGGCAAAATACGTATAGAATTGATGAGCTGGAATCGTTCGGGTTGGGTTCCTCCAAAAGCAATTATCGAATAG
- a CDS encoding TonB-dependent receptor, producing MKRLISIYFFLLLSVLLANAGTDGILEGRIFNKETKEPLIGVSIAIVGTNQGTASDLDGNFHINNLEAGSYDIRFSNVGYQPALYKAVVVRLGLKTRLTVELIPSAVELMEVEVTADRPLIEKDVTSTNYSVGSSQVDKLPVRNIQDIITLFPSVTAEGNVRGGKTTEVVYLVDGLPLQDVIGGGVGGTLPKSSITELSIQSGGFEAEYGNALSGVVNIITRRGSNKHSLVLRVEKDNWLSGNWNTENNRSTESELTLAGPLVRDKLHYFSANTFQFNDTRWWQDFDNFFKSPVFSDVGGIGKIDYSLSSRIRITAQSVYSIRKWRDYEYSWRFNLAGLPERHRTSVRSTATISHTLSQKLHYNLSVSNYDLRSKIGGDKNSLNLTPYEYDFFLQYVTSGSRSWWSETRQVINTLKTDFVYQPNQNNIMKAGFELNLYDIFSDVVKYEPQKTYFGKVMPDQPLLNFSSAYHYYPRTGSVYIQEKLEVEKDGAVVNLGFRWDFLDPRSERPVIEYTPLDTLNGTYQSQVSKFAKASLKQQLSPRMGLSFPLMWDMLLVMNYGHYFQFPLFDYLYSGINPQQLRSGVNVLVGNPDLKPERTHAWEIGVKYGLDEKTLLSVTYFKKEFIDQIDSKTFLPSKARAAGDYGFAEYINNAFANAEGLEFVISRHRDDVLSGSISYSLMRTEGVSDYVNQGMNLAQWGFPVLNEPYPLSWDQLHTLKLAVDAKLPFDIVFNAIWSYNTGRPYTYFPTRDGYTAEDSTRVFIPNNARLSSASTLNIKFSKTLVLSKNISIQIYGDARNLFNAKNPKWADANGRVGGQLNDPSAYYDPRRFSIGLRYEM from the coding sequence ATGAAACGTCTAATCTCGATTTATTTTTTTCTGTTACTCTCAGTTCTATTGGCTAATGCGGGAACCGATGGAATTTTAGAAGGAAGAATATTCAACAAAGAAACAAAAGAGCCGCTGATCGGTGTTTCAATCGCTATTGTTGGAACAAATCAGGGAACGGCATCCGACCTCGATGGAAATTTCCATATAAATAATTTAGAAGCCGGGTCTTATGATATCAGATTTTCGAATGTCGGTTATCAACCTGCGTTATACAAAGCGGTGGTTGTGCGGCTCGGATTAAAAACTCGCTTAACAGTGGAGTTGATACCATCCGCGGTTGAATTAATGGAAGTTGAAGTTACAGCCGATCGCCCTCTGATTGAAAAGGATGTTACCAGCACAAATTATTCTGTCGGATCATCCCAAGTAGATAAACTCCCGGTTAGAAATATTCAGGACATTATAACATTATTCCCGAGCGTAACAGCAGAGGGTAATGTTCGCGGCGGGAAAACGACCGAGGTTGTTTACCTTGTGGATGGATTGCCGCTTCAAGATGTTATAGGCGGCGGAGTAGGTGGTACTCTTCCCAAGAGTTCAATAACCGAACTATCTATCCAATCCGGTGGTTTCGAGGCGGAGTATGGCAACGCTCTTTCAGGTGTTGTAAATATAATCACGCGCCGCGGAAGCAACAAACATTCACTCGTTCTCAGAGTGGAGAAGGATAATTGGTTATCGGGAAATTGGAACACAGAAAATAACCGCTCCACCGAAAGCGAACTTACGCTTGCAGGTCCGTTGGTTCGTGATAAGCTTCATTATTTCAGCGCGAATACGTTTCAATTCAACGATACACGATGGTGGCAGGATTTTGATAATTTTTTTAAATCCCCTGTATTCTCCGACGTAGGTGGAATAGGGAAGATTGATTACAGTCTTTCATCCCGCATCCGTATAACCGCTCAATCTGTTTATTCAATACGAAAGTGGAGAGATTACGAGTACAGTTGGAGATTTAATCTCGCTGGTTTGCCAGAAAGGCACAGAACTTCAGTCCGTTCTACTGCAACAATTTCACACACTCTTTCTCAAAAACTTCATTACAATCTGTCTGTAAGCAATTATGATTTGAGGTCGAAGATAGGTGGAGATAAAAATTCTCTTAATCTGACTCCGTACGAATATGATTTCTTTCTTCAGTATGTCACAAGCGGCAGCCGCTCATGGTGGTCCGAAACCAGACAGGTAATAAACACCCTTAAAACAGATTTTGTTTATCAGCCGAATCAAAATAACATAATGAAAGCCGGATTCGAACTGAACCTGTATGATATTTTTTCAGATGTGGTAAAGTACGAACCGCAGAAAACTTATTTCGGAAAAGTAATGCCCGATCAGCCGCTGTTAAATTTCAGTTCAGCATATCATTATTATCCCCGCACAGGTTCGGTGTACATTCAGGAGAAATTAGAAGTAGAGAAAGACGGCGCTGTTGTGAATTTAGGATTTAGGTGGGATTTTCTCGATCCGCGCAGTGAGCGTCCGGTAATCGAGTACACACCGCTGGATACATTGAACGGAACATACCAATCGCAAGTCAGCAAATTCGCTAAAGCATCACTCAAGCAGCAATTAAGTCCGAGAATGGGATTATCATTTCCTTTGATGTGGGATATGCTTCTAGTAATGAACTACGGTCATTATTTCCAGTTTCCGTTGTTCGATTATCTTTACTCGGGGATTAATCCGCAACAACTACGAAGCGGTGTAAACGTGTTAGTGGGGAATCCGGATTTGAAACCTGAGCGTACTCATGCGTGGGAAATTGGTGTTAAGTATGGATTGGATGAAAAGACATTATTGAGCGTAACATATTTCAAAAAAGAATTTATCGATCAGATAGATTCGAAAACATTTTTACCGTCAAAAGCGCGGGCTGCAGGTGATTACGGTTTCGCTGAATATATAAACAATGCTTTCGCGAATGCGGAAGGGTTGGAGTTCGTGATTTCGCGTCATCGCGATGATGTATTATCTGGATCGATTTCATATTCGTTGATGAGGACAGAGGGCGTGAGCGATTATGTCAATCAAGGTATGAACCTTGCCCAGTGGGGATTTCCGGTTTTGAATGAACCATATCCGCTCAGTTGGGATCAACTGCATACACTGAAATTAGCCGTTGACGCAAAACTTCCGTTCGATATTGTTTTCAACGCCATTTGGTCTTACAACACGGGTAGACCATATACATATTTCCCAACGCGCGATGGTTATACCGCCGAAGATAGTACGCGGGTGTTTATTCCCAACAATGCCAGATTATCCAGCGCGAGTACTTTGAATATAAAATTTTCGAAAACTTTAGTGCTTAGTAAAAATATCTCTATTCAAATTTATGGTGACGCGCGTAATTTATTTAATGCCAAGAATCCTAAATGGGCAGACGCCAACGGACGTGTCGGCGGTCAGCTCAACGATCCTTCGGCTTATTACGACCCGCGACGATTTTCGATAGGATTAAGATATGAAATGTAA
- a CDS encoding MBL fold metallo-hydrolase, whose product MKVIFWGTRGSISTPGKQTVRYGGNTPCVEVRLPNDKLIILDAGTGIRNLGEKLMEKGESIKAFVLITHPHWDHIQGFPFFKPAFISGNELTIIGGTTERVSLQKMISDQMNKIYFPVQLKELKAAINFRSVGEEEISVFDATVKSIYVNHPTFAMGYRITHGGKSIVYISDNEPFDRNVAQAMKNVEKFIVDKYARTKGEPNQCVFDFVQNADLLIHDATYTPEEYVDRVGWGHSHYLFSLKVAAEGKVERLVLFHHDPAHSDDKIDEILQKCKKEIKTRKYKFDCVAAAEGLEIEI is encoded by the coding sequence ATGAAAGTTATTTTTTGGGGGACTCGTGGCTCCATTTCAACTCCGGGGAAGCAAACCGTCCGATATGGTGGAAATACTCCTTGTGTTGAGGTTCGGTTACCGAATGATAAATTAATAATTCTTGATGCCGGGACAGGTATTCGTAATTTAGGCGAAAAGTTGATGGAGAAGGGTGAATCGATTAAAGCGTTTGTGTTAATCACCCATCCGCACTGGGATCATATCCAGGGTTTTCCGTTTTTTAAACCGGCATTCATTTCCGGGAATGAATTAACTATTATAGGCGGTACAACAGAACGGGTCTCGTTGCAGAAAATGATTTCTGATCAGATGAATAAAATATATTTCCCCGTCCAGTTGAAAGAACTGAAAGCGGCAATTAATTTTCGTTCTGTCGGCGAAGAAGAGATTTCGGTTTTTGATGCGACCGTAAAATCTATTTACGTCAATCACCCGACATTCGCAATGGGTTACAGAATTACCCACGGCGGTAAATCAATCGTTTATATAAGCGATAACGAACCGTTCGATAGAAACGTTGCGCAAGCCATGAAAAATGTGGAAAAATTCATCGTCGATAAATATGCTCGCACTAAAGGAGAACCGAACCAATGCGTTTTCGATTTCGTTCAGAACGCTGATCTGTTGATTCACGATGCCACATATACTCCTGAAGAATATGTAGACCGGGTTGGTTGGGGGCATTCACATTATCTATTCAGTTTAAAAGTTGCCGCAGAAGGAAAAGTTGAACGTCTAGTTCTTTTCCATCACGATCCTGCGCATAGCGACGATAAAATTGATGAAATTTTACAAAAATGTAAAAAAGAAATCAAAACTCGTAAATATAAATTCGACTGTGTTGCGGCGGCAGAAGGTTTAGAAATCGAAATTTAA
- a CDS encoding glycosyltransferase codes for MSSSPSISIIIPTLEEEKILPRMLAQFTDEVRLSYNLELIISDGGSADRTVEIARKHNTTVVSSPIGEKENISIGRNRGAQNAGGDILIFLNADVVFEEIEKFFSLVEKTFKDSDLVAATCNVNIYPEEQLLRDWMFHNFFNAYFWFLNSIGMGMGRGECHIIRRKVFLETGGYDKKLAAGEDYDLFMRLRKFGKVKYLLSLTVFESPRRFRKYGYLWISILWFLNASSVFLFKRSVVDKWKPIR; via the coding sequence ATCTCATCATCACCGTCAATCAGCATCATAATCCCGACACTTGAGGAAGAAAAAATCCTTCCCCGCATGTTAGCCCAATTTACGGATGAAGTCCGGCTTAGTTATAATCTCGAATTAATAATCAGTGACGGCGGTAGCGCAGATCGAACCGTTGAAATCGCGAGGAAGCACAATACGACGGTAGTATCCAGTCCGATTGGAGAGAAGGAAAATATTTCGATCGGAAGAAATCGCGGTGCGCAAAATGCCGGTGGAGATATCCTTATTTTTTTAAATGCGGATGTCGTATTCGAAGAGATAGAAAAGTTTTTTTCGTTGGTCGAAAAAACATTTAAAGATTCCGATCTCGTTGCCGCAACTTGTAATGTGAATATCTATCCCGAAGAACAATTGTTGCGCGATTGGATGTTCCATAATTTTTTTAATGCATATTTTTGGTTTTTAAACTCTATAGGAATGGGAATGGGTAGAGGCGAATGTCATATCATCAGGCGTAAAGTTTTCCTCGAAACCGGCGGTTATGATAAGAAACTGGCGGCTGGAGAAGATTACGATCTTTTCATGCGGTTGAGAAAGTTTGGTAAGGTGAAGTACCTTTTATCGTTAACGGTATTCGAATCTCCCCGACGTTTCCGGAAATATGGATACCTCTGGATATCGATCCTTTGGTTTCTGAATGCATCGTCGGTTTTTTTGTTTAAACGCTCGGTTGTAGATAAATGGAAACCAATTCGTTGA